The Kitasatospora paranensis genome has a window encoding:
- a CDS encoding MarR family winged helix-turn-helix transcriptional regulator produces MDDADLQRAEHTAHGAPDAEGPDAATLELAAELRNAVGELVRALRPGDELPQNQAAVLGRLVREGPHTTSELAALQRVRHQSMARTVALLTEAGLVAQHPHPTDGRKLVLTATPDGTAALHAQRARREGEIAAAITRRLTPDEQRLLREAVPLLRRLS; encoded by the coding sequence ATGGACGACGCCGACCTCCAGCGAGCCGAGCACACCGCGCACGGCGCCCCGGACGCCGAGGGCCCGGACGCCGCAACCCTCGAACTCGCCGCCGAGCTCCGCAACGCCGTCGGCGAACTCGTCCGCGCACTGCGCCCCGGTGACGAACTGCCGCAGAACCAGGCGGCCGTCCTCGGCCGTCTCGTCCGCGAGGGCCCGCACACCACCAGCGAGCTCGCCGCCCTCCAGCGGGTCCGCCACCAGTCGATGGCCCGCACCGTCGCCCTGCTCACCGAGGCCGGACTCGTCGCCCAGCACCCGCACCCCACCGACGGCCGCAAGCTCGTCCTCACCGCCACACCGGACGGCACCGCCGCCCTGCACGCCCAGCGGGCCCGGCGCGAGGGCGAGATCGCCGCCGCCATCACCCGGCGGCTGACCCCCGACGAGCAGCGCCTGCTGCGCGAGGCCGTCCCACTGCTGCGCCGCCTGTCCTGA